One genomic window of Indioceanicola profundi includes the following:
- a CDS encoding cation-translocating P-type ATPase produces MDSLNPAPKTEPAPWHALHRDDVYRQLDSGPEGLHPEEAARRLERHGPNRLTPPAPVSSLRRFLRQFASALILILVAAAVVMAMLGDWVDAAVVAGVVLINAAIGFIQEGKAEKAMEAIRNMLSPQASVVRQGARQPIPAEHLVPGDVVHLASGDKVPADLRVVEARGLQVQEAALTGESLPVGKHTDPVAEDAALGDRRSSLYSGTLVARGQAVGVVVATGDATEIGRIGALLARTEQGETPLMAQLGAFGRWLTAAILGLGAATFAVGVLFRGYTAEEMFGAAVGLAIAAIPEGLPAIMTITLAIGVTRMARRKAIIRRLPAVETLGAVSVICTDKTGTLTRNEMTVRSARTAVKSYAVEGTGYAPTGAVLDGGGTAIDDPLLTELARAVLLCNDARIFQGDDGWGVEGDPVDGAMLAFAGKLGMERRPVLAAYPQLDAVPFESDRAYMATLNGTPDGHSVAYVKGAPEALLRRCAAEMHADGPRPLDRQRWLDAVHGEAAEGRRLIAVACKLMHDAAGLDPAELDEGLVLLGLVGLIDPPREEAVLAVARCREAGIEVKMITGDHGATAKAIGEAVGLTGGVVTGPELDRMDDAALARAAEENAVFARATPEHKIKLVEALRRGGRIIAMTGDGVNDAPALKRADVGVAMGAKGTEAAKEASDMVLADDNFATIVHAVEEGRTVYDNLRKALIYILPTSFGQAGVIVLAVLLGTMMPITPTQILWVNMVTAVTLSISLAFDPAEADLMRRPPRLPGTPLLTPFLVWRVLFVSGLMVAGAAFIFARAMDDGRAVEEARTLVVNAIVLFEVAYLFNCRALYGSALRMGVLLGNRLALQAAAGIIVLQLAFTYAPPLQTLFDTVPARPLDWLWLAGLALLLFLVVEGEKRLLSGAARRARTGG; encoded by the coding sequence ATGGACAGCCTGAACCCTGCGCCGAAGACGGAGCCCGCCCCCTGGCATGCCCTGCACCGGGACGATGTCTACCGCCAGCTCGACAGCGGACCGGAGGGGCTGCATCCGGAGGAGGCGGCCCGGAGGCTGGAACGGCACGGGCCGAACCGGCTGACTCCGCCGGCCCCTGTCTCGTCCCTGCGGCGCTTCCTGCGCCAGTTCGCCAGCGCGCTGATCCTGATCCTGGTGGCGGCGGCCGTGGTGATGGCGATGCTGGGCGACTGGGTGGATGCGGCGGTGGTGGCGGGCGTCGTCCTGATCAACGCCGCCATCGGCTTCATCCAGGAGGGCAAGGCGGAGAAGGCCATGGAGGCCATCCGCAACATGCTGAGCCCCCAGGCCAGCGTGGTGCGCCAGGGCGCGCGCCAGCCCATCCCGGCGGAGCATCTCGTACCCGGCGACGTGGTCCACCTCGCCTCCGGCGACAAGGTGCCGGCCGACCTGCGGGTGGTGGAGGCGCGTGGGCTCCAGGTGCAGGAGGCGGCCCTGACCGGCGAGAGCCTGCCTGTGGGCAAGCACACCGACCCGGTGGCGGAGGATGCCGCTCTGGGCGACCGCCGCTCCAGCCTCTATTCCGGCACGCTGGTGGCGCGGGGACAGGCGGTCGGGGTGGTGGTGGCCACGGGCGACGCCACGGAGATCGGCCGCATCGGCGCGCTGCTGGCACGGACGGAGCAGGGCGAGACGCCGCTGATGGCCCAGCTCGGCGCGTTCGGGCGCTGGCTGACCGCCGCGATCCTGGGACTGGGGGCCGCGACCTTCGCGGTCGGGGTGCTGTTCCGCGGCTATACGGCGGAGGAGATGTTCGGGGCCGCCGTCGGGCTGGCCATCGCCGCGATCCCGGAAGGGCTGCCCGCCATCATGACCATCACGCTGGCCATCGGCGTCACCCGCATGGCCCGGCGCAAGGCCATCATCCGCCGCCTGCCGGCGGTGGAGACGCTGGGGGCGGTCAGCGTGATCTGCACCGACAAGACCGGCACCCTGACCCGCAACGAGATGACCGTCCGCTCCGCCCGGACGGCCGTGAAGAGCTATGCGGTGGAGGGCACCGGCTATGCCCCGACGGGTGCGGTGCTGGATGGCGGCGGCACAGCCATCGACGACCCGCTGCTGACCGAACTCGCCCGCGCCGTCCTGCTGTGCAACGACGCCCGCATCTTCCAGGGGGATGATGGCTGGGGCGTGGAGGGCGACCCGGTGGACGGGGCCATGCTGGCCTTCGCCGGGAAGCTGGGCATGGAGCGGCGGCCCGTCCTGGCGGCCTATCCCCAGCTCGATGCCGTCCCGTTCGAGAGCGACCGGGCCTATATGGCGACGCTGAACGGTACGCCCGACGGCCATTCCGTGGCCTATGTGAAGGGCGCGCCGGAAGCGTTGCTGCGGCGCTGCGCGGCCGAGATGCACGCCGACGGCCCCCGTCCGCTGGACCGGCAGCGCTGGCTGGACGCCGTGCATGGGGAGGCGGCGGAGGGACGGCGGCTGATCGCCGTGGCCTGCAAGCTCATGCATGACGCCGCAGGGCTGGACCCGGCGGAGCTGGATGAGGGGCTGGTCCTCCTGGGGCTGGTCGGGCTGATCGATCCCCCGCGGGAGGAGGCGGTGCTGGCCGTGGCCCGGTGCCGGGAGGCCGGCATCGAGGTGAAGATGATCACCGGCGATCACGGCGCCACCGCCAAAGCCATCGGGGAGGCGGTCGGGCTGACCGGCGGGGTGGTGACGGGGCCGGAGCTGGACCGGATGGACGATGCCGCCCTGGCCCGTGCGGCGGAGGAGAACGCCGTCTTCGCCCGCGCCACGCCGGAACACAAGATCAAGCTGGTGGAGGCGCTGCGCCGGGGCGGGCGCATCATCGCCATGACCGGCGACGGGGTGAACGACGCCCCGGCCCTGAAGCGGGCGGATGTCGGCGTCGCCATGGGGGCGAAGGGCACGGAGGCCGCGAAGGAGGCATCCGACATGGTTCTGGCCGACGACAATTTCGCCACCATCGTCCATGCGGTGGAGGAAGGCCGCACCGTCTATGACAATCTGCGCAAGGCCCTGATTTACATTCTGCCCACCAGCTTCGGACAGGCGGGGGTGATCGTGTTGGCGGTGCTGCTGGGCACCATGATGCCGATCACGCCCACCCAGATTCTGTGGGTCAACATGGTGACGGCGGTGACCCTGTCCATCAGCCTGGCCTTCGACCCGGCCGAGGCCGACCTGATGCGCCGCCCGCCCCGCCTGCCCGGCACGCCGCTGCTGACCCCGTTCCTGGTCTGGCGGGTGCTGTTCGTCTCCGGCCTGATGGTGGCCGGGGCGGCCTTCATCTTCGCCCGCGCCATGGATGACGGCCGGGCGGTGGAGGAAGCGCGGACCCTGGTGGTGAACGCCATTGTCCTGTTCGAGGTGGCCTATCTGTTCAACTGCCGCGCCCTTTACGGCAGCGCGCTGCGTATGGGCGTGCTGTTGGGCAACCGGCTGGCGCTCCAGGCCGCGGCGGGGATCATCGTGCTGCAACTGGCTTTCACCTACGCCCCGCCCCTCCAGACCCTGTTCGACACGGTGCCGGCCCGGCCCCTGGACTGGCTGTGGCTGGCCGGGCTGGCATTGCTGCTGTTCCTGGTGGTGGAGGGCGAGAAGCGGCTGTTGAGCGGTGCTGCCCGCCGGGCACGGACCGGAGGGTGA